A genomic segment from Bifidobacteriaceae bacterium encodes:
- a CDS encoding helix-turn-helix domain-containing protein — MTIQGAPWGARWSADIGRNLGRARRAVGLTGEQLAQKTKQIGHEVTRSVIANIETGRREAVTVQDVAALAAALGIPPVMLLYDVAGPRVAALPAVEMDAIEAEEWWSGHHGAGLVRLDWDFKASNKLQEEWLAALNSKRGLFRLERSLEAAMDEWFVAETNQQIMPGDEAAAAEARIRTYAATEIARTLVRMVGGDIGQLTEQSKRTIGILAERDPSVLEAARGG; from the coding sequence ATGACAATACAAGGGGCGCCGTGGGGCGCCCGGTGGTCCGCCGACATAGGCCGGAACCTGGGCAGAGCGCGCCGGGCGGTGGGGCTGACCGGCGAGCAGCTGGCCCAGAAGACCAAGCAGATCGGGCACGAGGTCACCAGGTCGGTGATCGCCAACATCGAGACCGGCAGGCGCGAGGCGGTGACGGTCCAGGATGTCGCGGCTCTGGCGGCCGCGCTCGGCATCCCGCCGGTGATGCTGTTGTACGACGTGGCGGGCCCGAGGGTGGCCGCGCTGCCGGCCGTCGAGATGGACGCCATAGAGGCAGAGGAATGGTGGTCCGGCCACCATGGTGCCGGCCTAGTACGTCTGGACTGGGACTTCAAGGCGAGTAACAAGCTCCAGGAAGAGTGGCTGGCCGCGCTGAACTCCAAGAGGGGGTTGTTCCGCCTTGAGCGGTCCCTTGAGGCGGCGATGGACGAGTGGTTCGTCGCGGAGACGAACCAGCAGATCATGCCAGGGGACGAAGCCGCCGCAGCCGAGGCTCGGATCAGGACGTACGCCGCCACCGAGATCGCCCGGACCTTGGTGCGCATGGTGGGCGGCGACATCGGCCAGTTGACGGAGCAGTCCAAACGGACAATCGGAATCCTGGCCGAGCGCGACCCGTCCGTCCTCGAAGCCGCCAGGGGCGGTTGA